A segment of the Aureliella helgolandensis genome:
GATTTGCCATGCGCTGGTTTTGGATCGATCGATTTGAAAAGTTTGTCTCGGGCGAAGAGGCGGTAACCCTCAAGAACGTGACGCTAGCCGAGGAACCGCTCGATGACTACTTGCCCGGCTTTCCTCACTACCCGCATTCGTTGATTATTGAGGGGATGGCGCAGACCGGCGGATTGCTGCTCTCCCAAATGGAAGACTTTCAGCAACGCGTGGTCTTGGCCAAAGTCAGCAAGGCGGAGTTTCATCTGCCTGCCCAGCCAGGGGATCAATTGCGACTCACCGCGCGCTTGGCCAGCACTCATTCCGATGGTGCCATCGTCGAAGGCACCGTAGACATTGGTGATGTACGGCAAGCTGATTTGGAGATGACATTCGCGATTCTCGACGAGTCTTTTGGTGATGCACCCTTTTTCGTTCCAG
Coding sequences within it:
- a CDS encoding 3-hydroxyacyl-ACP dehydratase FabZ family protein, with product MRWFWIDRFEKFVSGEEAVTLKNVTLAEEPLDDYLPGFPHYPHSLIIEGMAQTGGLLLSQMEDFQQRVVLAKVSKAEFHLPAQPGDQLRLTARLASTHSDGAIVEGTVDIGDVRQADLEMTFAILDESFGDAPFFVPAELCRILRAMKLFDVGVNPDGSPIQIPQHMLDEELELLTRPRV